A stretch of DNA from Tubulanus polymorphus chromosome 6, tnTubPoly1.2, whole genome shotgun sequence:
AACTACTGTCTTGACGAAGAATGCCATGTTCAAGAACAATTCCAACAATTTTCTAACAACGATTtcattaggctaaacaaaaatgataccttgtttctccgcagcggccgggtcattcaTGTGAATAGAATGttctgattttcatttttgtcatCATATCTGCATAGGCAACTCCGAGACCTAACTGGTGCAATGATATCATTGTACTATTTTCAGCTTTATTGGAagtaaatatgaaaataaacccCGTTGATCGTAATGAGGACAAATTGGACTTCACCGTCGATTTTACGCTCAACCAAATCCGCGGAGAAGTTCTGAGCTATGCCTTACAGTGCGGAGAGACGACCGGTGACGGCGTCAAACCGAAAAGACCCAGTCGTTCATATTGGAGTATCGATAAAGATCCGAATAATTTACCTTTCAAAGTTTACAATTTGAAGCCCGCGACGTGGTACGGATGTAGGGTAAGTCAGCGTTGTAGCACCCTAAACCTTTGTTCATTTTAACAAGTTAGGCTGGGAGATGAAATAGGTCAGATACTTTGTAATCCAACTTCTTCCATATTGTTTAGTTCAGCGCTTACTCCAGTCTTTACTTAAAAAacacatatatatttcttctAGGGAAGTGCTTTGAGTAAGAAAGGCTGGGGTCCGTCCACTCCTTACGTCTACGTTTTGACAGTCGGTTGAATTTCATCCGGAGCCATGAGAGGAAAATTGAGAGGAGGCAAATAGATCTGTCACACAACATTACCATATTGTCGATACTGATTTAATCATGTAAAACTCTATTCTAAAACTTATAAATacttctttttattcttaaacaattatcataataatataatacacatatatatatacagccATTAGCTCAGCAACTAATAATCATTTACTAAATTTTTCCAGGAGATCCCGCCGTAAAACGCTTTACTTCTTACCCTGTATTCCTAACCTTTCTCGCGTTAATACGAACGAATCTTCGATATTAGAGTCCGATCATCGAAAAGAACGGACGATAAAACACATTGACACATATATAAAGTATTTACATCAACCGACATCAAATCTTGTCTTAATAAATGTTTACAAATTACGCGGCAACGGGGATCTACGTTCGTCATAACAATCATCCGAAATGAACGACTTATAATTTTGCATCAGAATCGAGACCATGAAGTATACGTATATGTTCGTATATTTTCGTCAGTCAGGGCGAACTCCTGTTTTCGTAGCTGGTTGACTAATGGTCcagaactaataaccgaacgaacttagttcggtcgtaacgtatttcacagtgtcggccatcttgaacctAGGTCCGAGCTATTCCCGTGGTCGACCATTTCCGGACCATAGTTCCGATTAACTGACATCCGGTTTTGCTTAGTTCGACTACAGTCGACTAAccccgataaccgaagttcgcccaGACGTAAAGAACCAACTGCGGCAAGTGACGATGCGGGTTTACTCTATTTACTTCGGTATAGATCGATTAATGATTTATAGTTACCATGGGGACTATCAATCGTTCGCTGTAGACTGGTAGATCGACCGTTCACAGGAAGGATTATTATCGTTTAAGGATGCATGGTGATTTCTTGTCGTCCTCGAGGAAATATCGCCAGttatatattcataattcaCTATCAGACATTCCGTCGtgtttttcagatatttctaACGTGTATCCATGTGATAAGAGGCCACTCTGAATTTCATCACTTTGAGATAACTGGTTAATGAGGGGTAGGAGTGGGGCGGAGTTAAAATTTTCGAAGTGTCCTTCAAAACGTCAGTGTCAAAATTAGGTCAAAATTTTGCGAAATTTGGATACGATTTTTCGTGTTTTGTTTtgtgaaaaatcaaaagattTATTCAGGTAATCGAAAAATTGAATCTCGATAAGATCTGTCCTTTTTCCATAGAAAAGTGTCCCGTTTCACGGGGAAAAGTTCTTTCTTGAAATAAAACTGCCGGCAAAAAAGCTCGACACAGGCCTGGCAATCACCTGCAGACGGCCATTAAAACATTTCTAAGCAAAAATTATAATTCAATGATTGGTAATAAATATGCGGACGGGAATAACACTGTCGTTCGTTAAAAACATCGTTATATTGCATGTAATTTTCAGCACCAGAAGAATAGTCGGTACAAAACGGTTACTAATAGAAACCAGGGTTCGTGTGTTCGATGATACACCGCTTACAGAACCGTTTAACGGCTCTGTATGCTTCCACCGATATGTGGCAGTCTTGGACGTTAAGCTGTTGTAATCCCGGGCAACTATTGGCGAGCATGATCACTCCGCGGTCCGTGATACCGTCGCACGATTTCAAGCTGAGCTTCTTCAACTGAACGCAAAAGTCGCCGAGTATGCAAGCCGTCGTCGGTGACGTCACACTTGCCGACGTCCAATGAGCGGAGGCGCCTGCAGGAATGAGCCAATTGGACGATGGAATCGTCGGACACCGCCTCGCACCCGCGGCAATTCAGATAGCGCAGTTTGTAACAGAATTTCGCTATGTACCGAACTCCGACGTCGGATATTTTATCACATTTCGCAATACTCAAGTAACGCAGGCTGGTTTCTAACTTCGAAAGTTCCCGTAGGCCGAAGTCCGTAATACGGCGGCAATCGCTGAGACTTAGTTCGCGTAACATGGTGCAGTAGTTGGCGATATACTGGACACCGATGTCCGATACGCGCGTACAGCGACGTAAGTACAGGTAACACAGTTGAGTACAATGGGACGCTATGATGCTCAGACCGCCGTCCTCCAGATCCACGCAATCGCTCATATCCAAGTAGCGCAGGAAGATCTGCTTGCTTCGCAACGGCGACGCTTGCATCGAGGCTTCTGGCGTTAGACTGATGCAGGTGATCGAAGAACATCCTGAAATTTGAATCAGAAGCGGTCTTAATAATATTTGATAGGGATGATATGACGTATTGTTCCAGTTGAATTGAGTTCCTAAAAGTGctgaatattgaagtgtcaAATTCTCTTTAAAATTTggttatattttcaaaaggacAAACGGGTCAAACTTGATGATAAGATAATATAGTTCTACCACAGTTCTTAGTCTAAAGAGACTTTTTAGACTGTAGAAACCACccgatatatttctatattttatagtcattcattcatttattgtgggattttacacTTATTGTCTCATCACGGATACGGTGATCAACAactgattcattcatttgaatattctaaAAGACTTGCACTCACCTAATAAGTTCAAGTGTTCCAAGTTCGTACATTTCGACACGACTTCGAAAATGGCCATGTTCGTTATATTAGCACATCCCAGTAGGTCCAGATGAGTTATTTCCGGGCATCGGTTGGCGATGACTTGTAGCCCTTTGTCGGATAGTTTAGAGCAACCGTTCAAGTTAATCCGGTGAATGTTCACGCACACGAATGGCGTATCGTAACTCAGCCGATGAGTTAGAACTTTCAGCGCCTTGTTTATGTCCACGGAGCTGTCGTTGACACGTATCGAAGTCCACAAAGTAGGATCCCAGGCCAGGCCGTACCAGCGCCGGCAGACGCGCGCGCACCGACACACCTGCTCGGTTGGCAAGTTCGAGAATATACCCAGTATGATGTCATCGGGTAAGAAATCGAACGACGAAAATCgtatttgtttctttttgctCGGTTTAACCGTTCGTTGCTGTTGCAGGCCCTCGTACTCTTTGTTGGACACGGACGATAGATTACCACTCGAGTAATCGGACGGGGTATCGTTCATCGGCGACACGGGGGAACTCGTGTAGAATATTTTCGCCTCGATCGGGTATTTCGGAGCCGGGATTTCGTCTTCGTCGACGTCGTTATCGACATAGTCGACGGAAGCGTCGTTGCTGGCGGAAGTGAAACGCGCGCTCTGCTGGTGATACGGCGGTCTCCTTTTCGACGACGATTCGCCACCTGGCGGCGTTTTGCACGGACTTCTCGTGGCCATTCTCGGCGGACTGTAGCATACCGGATTCGTGAGGTCGGATCCGACTCCGGAACTCGAATCCCCGTGCGGATTATCGAAAGGTTGGATATCATCTGAAAAATGCGAGAAGATTCACAATCAGTGATTTTTAAGCCCTTTTCGTATTGGGAAAGATCATAATACATAGGGTTTTAAGACAGTTGAAGGAATATCACAAAATTAGATAGATTTTCGTGACAAAAATTCGCACAAAAAGAAGGCTTCGAAAATAAGGAGATTTCTCATCGGACATCCCGTCGACATTGACATCAAGTACCGGCAGTGGACTCCCAGTGTTTTGCGTGACATGTGCGTGTACGCTAATTCACTCTCTCTTGAAACGACAGGGGCCGAATCAACATATGGCGTGAAATGAAAAGCCACAGGCTATGAAATACGAAAGGCTTCGAATTTCCGCTACGTGACTTTTCAATGATGAAATCGCACCCAACAGTTATATATCAAATGCCCCGAAACATGTTTCGATTTTCGACACATCGAAGTCGTGTTCTTCACACGATACTTCCATCTGTTTTTCAGCGCGTGAAAACAATGATACTTCATTTTAAAGAATGGTTTGCCTTCGGTCGCTCGGACTTCGCCGCTAGGCGGCTCGCTAGTCGCAGTCTCTTCATTACGTTTTGTTAGCCACCCCATTTGAaaaatcctagatccgccccctTGGGGGTTGGGGGAGTGCCACTCCGGTTCTCCATGGTTCACGTTCACCACAAATCCTTCCTTGTTAAACTCGACCCAGATCCAGCCTGTCCCCGTCCAAGTCCATCAAGGTCGAACTACGCTTCCTCCTCAGCTGAGCTCGTTTCACACCCAAGTCATAGAAGATATTCAATAGACCCGAATCGACTACACCACAGGAATTGAGAGAGTTAGCCCTGACAAATAATGACTAAAAACTAGAAAAATCAccacaatttattttgatcaaTATGATTAATTTTATTGATCACGTGATCTTCACAATTTAGAACATTGGATGGTCTGTTCCCGTAACACAAGCacctgtaaaatagaaacaaatgaaTCTGTAATCGAAAATACAATAGAAATTTATTAGACACCGAATATTGTTTAGTTACTGGCTGTACCTTCAGCTGTGCCCGTAAATCCACTAATAGCAGccatttttaattttataattcgtttattcgtatcgaatattacACGGAAATGTCCCTTTTTGCTCATTATACCGTATTGACCAGTACTTAATCCATATATCATCTTTAATGGTGCTTGATGGCGTTCCTTGAATCTATTTCTCGGTTCAGCTGTTTCTATTAAATCAGACAGTGATATCATCGATAAACGTATCTGAttctaaaaataaatacatatgcAATACTTAACCGAACGTGGATAAAGAGGGGcggaggagaggggagggatgGAGGAGATGGGCGGCGCGGAGGAGAGGGAtggaggagaggggaggaggagaggggaggggaagggcggaggagaggggagggatggagaagaggggagagagaggggcggaggagaggggaggggagaagggtgggggagaggggagggagaggggagaagggcggaggggaggggagggggttgaGGCGGCGTAGATATTTATAGCTTTACTTACGAATCTAACTTCGCCATCGTTGTGAATGATATAATACCAAGCATAGCGATAACCACGGTAGGATGATGGTGGATATACTACTATATAAACTGCATCAACTTGAGGATTTCCCGTTTCTGAGTTTATATTAAAGCGACCAAAAATAGTCACCTGATATCTCAATCCGGGTAGCTTTCCAACTCGT
This window harbors:
- the LOC141907636 gene encoding uncharacterized protein LOC141907636 isoform X2, with translation MSFLVGRCLLVLLTVFLMIHSSSQTYELEVPANTPYSYCSVKSATGPGKQILYTSNDTDFTYFYDLRVGKLPGLRYQVTIFGRFNINSETGNPQVDAVYIVVYPPSSYRGYRYAWYYIIHNDGEVRFKQLNREIDSRNAIKHH
- the LOC141907636 gene encoding uncharacterized protein LOC141907636 isoform X1, with amino-acid sequence MKLCRFSNLTIQMIVDRDYKHVVPCRTYELEVPANTPYSYCSVKSATGPGKQILYTSNDTDFTYFYDLRVGKLPGLRYQVTIFGRFNINSETGNPQVDAVYIVVYPPSSYRGYRYAWYYIIHNDGEVRFKQLNREIDSRNAIKHH